The Meiothermus sp. Pnk-1 genome includes a window with the following:
- a CDS encoding esterase family protein, protein MNVEYHRHYSQALGQEMEFKVYGERGQPIVVFPAQNGRFYDYENFGMVEAARPFLESGQIRLYTVDSIDGQSWTNQSIPPALRARRHTDYDRYIMEEFFPFLCEHSGSEIAWTTGCSMGAFHAANFFFRHPDHFDGLLALSGLYQVGGFTGDEGGMDAYYNSPLWYLRNMDDPWYLERYRRAKIVFAVGQGRWEGECLQDTREMEQILRAKDIPAWVDYWGHDVDHDWPWWRKMLPYFLGKMLHG, encoded by the coding sequence ATGAACGTCGAATACCACCGCCACTACAGCCAGGCCCTGGGCCAGGAGATGGAGTTCAAGGTCTACGGCGAGCGGGGCCAGCCAATCGTGGTTTTCCCGGCGCAGAACGGGCGCTTTTACGACTACGAGAACTTCGGCATGGTGGAAGCCGCCCGGCCTTTCCTCGAGTCCGGCCAGATCCGGCTTTACACCGTGGATAGCATAGACGGGCAGAGCTGGACGAACCAAAGTATCCCTCCTGCCCTCCGGGCCCGTCGCCACACCGACTACGACCGCTACATCATGGAGGAGTTTTTCCCTTTTTTGTGCGAGCACTCCGGCTCCGAGATCGCCTGGACCACCGGGTGCAGCATGGGGGCTTTTCACGCGGCCAACTTCTTCTTCCGCCACCCCGATCATTTCGATGGCCTTTTGGCCCTATCCGGGCTTTACCAGGTGGGCGGCTTCACCGGCGACGAAGGGGGGATGGATGCGTACTACAACAGCCCCCTTTGGTATTTGAGAAACATGGACGACCCTTGGTACCTGGAGCGCTACCGCCGGGCTAAGATCGTTTTCGCGGTGGGGCAGGGGCGCTGGGAAGGGGAGTGCCTACAGGACACCCGCGAGATGGAGCAGATCCTGCGGGCCAAGGATATTCCGGCCTGGGTGGACTACTGGGGCCATGACGTGGACCACGACTGGCCCTGGTGGCGCAAGATGTTGCCTTACTTCTTGGGCAAGATGCTGCACGGCTAG
- a CDS encoding acetyl-CoA carboxylase biotin carboxylase subunit family protein, with protein sequence MNVVFLSPHFPPNFYNFCVRLREAGANVLGLADAPYESLRPELKAALTEYYRVSDMHHYDELLRALGYFTHRYGKIDRLDSLSEYWLETEAALRTDFNIPGLRQDSISKVKRKSEMKQLFQQAGLRVARGRVCRTPEEARAFVKEVGYPVVAKPDIGVGAAKTYKIMDDWELQHYLSDKLPVDYILEEFIPGTIVTYDGLADREGRVVYASSMIYSKGVMETVLEDSDIYYYMPREIPKDLDEAGRRVTEVFGVKERPFHYEFFRLEDGGLVALEVNMRPPGGLTVDMFNYAGDLDFYKMWAEVVVKGETHVPPPPRPYCCAYVGRKYSQRYLWPHEAVLHEFGPLIVHHEEISGIFAQAIGNYGYILRHPELAPLLEACEQIQRKAA encoded by the coding sequence ATGAACGTGGTGTTTCTCTCGCCGCACTTTCCCCCCAACTTTTACAACTTTTGTGTGCGTCTGCGCGAGGCAGGGGCCAATGTACTGGGCCTAGCCGATGCCCCTTACGAATCCCTGCGGCCCGAGCTCAAAGCGGCCCTCACCGAGTACTACCGGGTCTCGGATATGCACCACTACGACGAGCTATTGCGGGCGTTGGGCTATTTTACCCACCGCTACGGCAAGATCGACCGCCTCGACTCGCTCTCGGAGTACTGGCTCGAGACCGAAGCCGCGCTGCGCACCGACTTTAACATCCCAGGCCTCCGCCAGGACAGCATCAGCAAGGTCAAGCGCAAGTCCGAGATGAAACAGCTGTTCCAGCAGGCGGGGCTGCGGGTAGCCAGGGGGCGGGTCTGCCGCACCCCGGAGGAGGCCCGAGCCTTTGTAAAAGAGGTGGGCTACCCAGTGGTAGCTAAGCCCGATATCGGGGTGGGAGCGGCCAAGACCTACAAGATCATGGATGACTGGGAACTGCAACACTACCTCTCCGACAAACTGCCGGTGGACTACATCCTAGAGGAGTTCATCCCCGGCACCATCGTCACCTACGATGGCTTGGCCGACCGGGAGGGCCGGGTGGTCTACGCCTCGAGCATGATCTATTCCAAGGGGGTGATGGAGACGGTGCTCGAGGACTCCGACATCTACTACTACATGCCCCGCGAGATTCCCAAAGACCTGGACGAGGCCGGGCGCCGGGTCACGGAGGTCTTCGGGGTCAAGGAACGGCCTTTTCATTACGAGTTCTTCCGCCTCGAGGACGGAGGGCTGGTGGCCCTCGAGGTCAACATGCGCCCTCCGGGTGGCCTTACGGTGGATATGTTCAACTACGCTGGAGACCTCGATTTTTACAAGATGTGGGCCGAGGTGGTTGTGAAGGGAGAAACCCACGTTCCTCCTCCCCCCCGTCCGTACTGCTGTGCGTATGTGGGGCGCAAATATAGCCAGCGCTACCTCTGGCCCCACGAAGCGGTGCTGCACGAGTTTGGCCCCCTGATCGTGCACCACGAGGAGATCAGCGGCATCTTTGCGCAGGCTATCGGGAACTATGGTTACATCCTGCGCCACCCCGAGCTAGCCCCGCTGCTCGAGGCCTGTGAGCAGATCCAACGAAAGGCAGCATGA
- a CDS encoding MFS transporter has translation MGFLWGSAEPKRSQTISIWEGFLAILFINWSTGVVMTGYALWLGATPAALAALGALPTIAQLAAPVALLLSGSRKHLCILLSRGGRALFGLVLLLPLAPADWRVPGLLLVAALSQFVIAPVNVLWTSWMADLVPERERGSYFGFRNALLGLVGTLGNLLAGVLIDTMGKPWGFLLVLGTGVVAGVGATLLLRLQLEPPAPAPRIALADLRSPLEEQRFRGFLVFVAAFMGAVAVGSSFVFPLFLQYARMSFAEVGLWTVIAAGVGLFVGPWWGRVADRIGHERVLVYTSAISAVVLPTLWLSGGPGRIEPIWLAAVGDPIAWGGLGTALTNIALQSAPAARRNLYLAWYWVAFAVGGVLGAAVGGTLGNLELGPSPYHLPILASMALRATAVVYLIGRLRAQR, from the coding sequence GTGGGCTTTCTCTGGGGCAGCGCCGAGCCGAAGCGTTCGCAAACGATCTCGATTTGGGAAGGTTTTCTCGCCATTTTGTTCATCAACTGGAGCACCGGGGTGGTGATGACCGGGTATGCCCTGTGGCTGGGAGCCACCCCCGCCGCCCTAGCCGCGCTAGGGGCCTTGCCGACGATAGCGCAGCTGGCCGCCCCGGTGGCCCTGCTTTTGAGCGGCAGCCGCAAACACCTGTGCATCCTGCTGTCCAGAGGGGGGCGGGCCTTGTTCGGGCTGGTATTGCTGTTGCCCCTAGCGCCAGCGGATTGGCGGGTTCCCGGGTTGCTGCTGGTGGCCGCCCTGAGCCAGTTCGTCATCGCCCCGGTCAACGTGCTGTGGACGAGCTGGATGGCCGATCTAGTGCCCGAGCGCGAGCGGGGGAGCTACTTCGGCTTCCGTAACGCGCTGCTGGGGTTGGTAGGGACGCTGGGAAACCTGCTAGCTGGGGTGCTGATCGACACGATGGGTAAACCCTGGGGTTTTTTGCTGGTGCTGGGAACCGGGGTGGTAGCTGGGGTAGGGGCCACGCTGTTGCTGCGCCTACAGCTCGAGCCCCCCGCACCCGCTCCTAGGATCGCCCTGGCCGATTTACGCTCACCCCTCGAGGAGCAAAGGTTCCGGGGCTTTCTGGTTTTTGTAGCGGCCTTCATGGGGGCGGTGGCGGTGGGCAGTTCGTTCGTATTCCCGCTGTTCTTGCAATACGCCCGCATGAGCTTCGCCGAGGTGGGCCTTTGGACGGTGATCGCCGCTGGCGTTGGCCTGTTTGTAGGCCCCTGGTGGGGGCGGGTGGCCGACCGTATCGGCCACGAACGGGTTTTGGTCTATACCAGCGCGATCTCCGCGGTGGTGCTCCCGACCTTGTGGCTTTCGGGAGGACCAGGGCGAATCGAGCCGATCTGGCTGGCCGCGGTTGGCGATCCCATCGCCTGGGGGGGCTTGGGAACCGCCCTCACCAATATCGCCCTCCAGAGCGCCCCAGCCGCGCGGCGCAACCTCTACTTGGCCTGGTACTGGGTGGCCTTCGCGGTGGGCGGGGTCCTGGGCGCGGCGGTCGGAGGAACTTTGGGCAATCTAGAGCTGGGGCCGAGCCCCTACCACCTGCCCATCCTAGCCTCTATGGCGCTGCGCGCGACGGCGGTGGTGTATTTGATTGGGCGCCTCAGAGCGCAGCGCTAA
- a CDS encoding ferredoxin, producing MPHVITEPCIGVKDQSCVEVCPVECIYDGGDQFYIHPDECIDCGACVPACPVSAIYPEEDVPAEFQSYISKNRKLAGLE from the coding sequence ATGCCCCATGTCATCACGGAACCCTGCATCGGTGTGAAGGACCAGTCCTGCGTGGAAGTGTGCCCGGTGGAGTGCATTTACGACGGCGGAGATCAGTTCTACATCCACCCCGACGAGTGCATCGACTGCGGCGCGTGTGTCCCGGCCTGCCCGGTCTCGGCCATCTACCCTGAAGAAGACGTACCTGCCGAGTTTCAAAGCTACATCTCCAAGAACCGTAAGCTGGCTGGGCTCGAATAA
- a CDS encoding molybdenum cofactor guanylyltransferase, translating into MDAIVLAGGRPEDPLAKRFAVPAKTLVPYRGRPLVEYTLKALAQAGLGLIYVGPQAALSPEPRVSLPDRGGMLENLEAALPEAQGEKVLVATGDMPFLTPEAVRYVLEQAPSAALVYCAVPKEAIEGRFPNMRRTYARLREGSFTGGNLILLDKALFATALPLAKKAVALRKNPLALAQMVGVGTVVKLILGNLTIADLERRVSRILGLPARALVAPYAEIGVDLDKEEDLVWLEGYENGA; encoded by the coding sequence GTGGATGCCATCGTGCTGGCCGGGGGCAGGCCGGAAGACCCCCTGGCGAAGCGTTTTGCGGTTCCCGCCAAGACCCTGGTACCCTACCGGGGTCGTCCGCTGGTGGAATACACCCTAAAAGCGCTGGCCCAAGCTGGCCTAGGGCTTATCTACGTGGGCCCCCAGGCGGCGCTTTCGCCTGAACCCAGGGTGTCTTTGCCGGACAGGGGCGGGATGCTGGAGAACCTCGAGGCTGCCCTTCCCGAGGCCCAGGGAGAAAAGGTGCTAGTCGCTACCGGGGATATGCCCTTTCTCACCCCTGAGGCGGTACGCTATGTGCTCGAGCAGGCCCCTTCCGCCGCTTTGGTCTACTGCGCAGTCCCTAAAGAGGCCATCGAGGGGCGCTTCCCCAACATGCGCCGTACCTATGCCCGGCTCAGGGAGGGCTCTTTCACCGGGGGAAACCTCATCCTGCTGGACAAAGCCTTGTTCGCCACGGCCCTTCCGCTGGCCAAGAAAGCGGTGGCGCTGCGCAAAAATCCTCTGGCCTTGGCGCAGATGGTAGGGGTGGGCACGGTGGTCAAGTTGATACTGGGAAACCTCACCATCGCTGACCTCGAGCGCCGGGTCAGCCGCATCCTGGGGCTTCCCGCTCGAGCCCTCGTCGCCCCCTACGCCGAGATCGGCGTAGACTTGGACAAAGAGGAAGACCTGGTATGGCTGGAGGGATATGAGAACGGTGCGTGA
- a CDS encoding PEGA domain-containing protein yields the protein MKRINAKGLLATALLSLTGMLALAQPRITPQGIIVNPVPTDLQVKTWVDKDPGKTGNSSYRIGENIAIYAQVNQDAYVYLFNINADGKIDLILPNSFSRDNFLRAGETRRFPPQGANYQFTISGPEGQDQVLAVASKQPLSLSDIADVERGQVRVQGAENLARALSIVVTPIPQQSWVSDVATYWVGRVAAQPPLPTPQPQPSPRPTPPAPPAPSSATLNVNSTPQGAQVIVNGQVVGQTPLSISIRPGRSEVEVRLRGYTPYLTTVQPRPGESVNVFATLQPEVRNGTLLVNSNVGGAEVWINGARSGRTPLQLSLREGTYEVVVRAGGYNEFRTNVRIEADRTVRVDARLTPLQTTLEISVNVNGPVRIFVDGSEVGTTQNGFLRVTVNPNARELVALAPGYRAEVLRLRLDPGDTERIRLNMDRL from the coding sequence GTGAAGCGAATCAACGCCAAAGGTTTGTTAGCAACCGCGCTGTTAAGCCTGACCGGGATGCTGGCTCTAGCCCAGCCGCGGATCACCCCTCAGGGGATCATCGTCAACCCGGTGCCCACCGATCTTCAGGTAAAAACCTGGGTGGACAAAGACCCCGGCAAGACCGGGAATTCTAGTTACCGCATCGGGGAGAACATCGCCATCTACGCCCAGGTCAACCAGGACGCCTACGTCTATCTTTTCAACATCAACGCCGATGGCAAGATTGACCTGATCCTGCCCAATAGCTTTAGCCGGGACAACTTCCTGCGGGCCGGAGAGACCCGCCGCTTCCCGCCGCAAGGGGCCAACTACCAGTTCACCATCAGCGGGCCAGAAGGCCAAGACCAAGTGCTGGCCGTGGCCAGCAAGCAGCCGCTTTCGCTGAGCGATATCGCCGACGTGGAGCGTGGCCAAGTACGGGTACAAGGGGCCGAAAACCTGGCTCGAGCCCTCTCCATCGTGGTCACCCCGATCCCGCAGCAGAGCTGGGTGAGCGACGTGGCCACTTACTGGGTAGGCCGGGTCGCGGCCCAGCCGCCCCTCCCTACCCCACAGCCTCAGCCGAGCCCACGCCCCACCCCACCGGCTCCGCCTGCCCCCTCGAGCGCCACCCTCAACGTGAACTCCACCCCCCAGGGGGCCCAGGTCATCGTCAACGGTCAGGTGGTGGGCCAGACCCCCTTGAGCATCTCGATTCGCCCAGGCCGCTCCGAGGTGGAGGTGCGCTTGCGGGGATATACTCCCTACCTCACCACCGTTCAACCGCGCCCCGGCGAGAGCGTGAATGTCTTCGCCACCCTGCAGCCCGAGGTGCGCAACGGGACCCTCTTGGTGAACTCCAACGTGGGCGGGGCTGAGGTATGGATCAACGGGGCGCGTTCGGGCCGTACCCCCTTGCAGCTCAGCCTGCGCGAAGGTACTTACGAAGTGGTGGTGCGGGCGGGGGGGTACAACGAGTTCCGCACCAATGTGCGAATCGAGGCCGATCGGACGGTGCGGGTAGACGCCCGGCTGACCCCTCTCCAGACCACGCTCGAGATCAGCGTCAACGTCAACGGGCCAGTACGGATCTTTGTGGACGGTAGCGAGGTTGGGACCACCCAAAACGGCTTCTTGCGGGTGACGGTAAACCCCAACGCGCGCGAGCTGGTAGCCCTGGCCCCCGGGTACCGGGCCGAAGTGCTCCGGTTGCGGCTGGATCCGGGCGATACCGAGCGGATCCGCCTGAACATGGACCGGCTGTAA
- a CDS encoding acetyl-CoA carboxylase carboxyltransferase subunit alpha, which yields MPLEFEKPIFELQAKIAELEAAAKQSGVDLEAEVSVLRERLHRLEQETYSNLSRWQRVQLARAPGRPTSLDVIAQVFEGFVELHGDRAVGDDPAIVGGLAYLDGEPVVLVGQQKGRDTKENLLRNFGMPHPEGYRKAMRMMDLADRFGRPFIALIDTPGAYPGISAEERGQAWVIAQSIQRMARLRVPAIAVILSEGGSGGALAIGVGNRILIMENAWYSVISPESCAAILWRDAKEAPKAAEALKLTASDLLKLGVVDKVIPEPGGGAHRDPAAALYHLKRGLQETLNELRSLSAEALFEDRYRRFRELGVVSMR from the coding sequence GTGCCGCTTGAGTTCGAGAAGCCGATCTTCGAACTTCAGGCCAAGATCGCCGAGCTCGAGGCGGCGGCCAAGCAAAGCGGGGTGGACCTCGAGGCCGAAGTTTCGGTGCTGCGTGAACGCCTGCATCGCCTGGAACAGGAAACCTACAGCAACCTCTCCCGCTGGCAGCGGGTGCAGCTGGCCCGGGCTCCGGGGCGCCCCACCAGCCTGGACGTGATCGCTCAGGTCTTCGAGGGGTTTGTCGAACTCCACGGCGACCGGGCGGTGGGGGATGATCCGGCCATCGTGGGAGGGTTGGCCTATTTGGACGGCGAGCCGGTGGTGCTGGTGGGGCAGCAAAAGGGGCGCGACACCAAGGAGAACCTCCTGCGCAACTTCGGGATGCCGCACCCGGAGGGCTACCGCAAGGCCATGCGCATGATGGACCTGGCCGATCGCTTTGGCCGCCCCTTCATCGCCCTCATTGACACCCCCGGAGCGTACCCGGGGATCAGCGCGGAGGAGCGTGGCCAGGCCTGGGTGATCGCCCAGAGCATCCAGCGGATGGCCCGGCTCAGGGTCCCGGCCATCGCGGTCATCCTCTCCGAAGGGGGCTCGGGCGGGGCCCTGGCGATCGGGGTGGGCAACCGCATCCTGATCATGGAAAACGCCTGGTACTCGGTGATCTCCCCGGAGTCCTGCGCGGCCATTCTCTGGCGCGACGCCAAGGAAGCCCCCAAGGCCGCCGAAGCCCTCAAGCTCACCGCCTCCGACCTGCTCAAGCTGGGGGTGGTGGACAAGGTGATCCCTGAGCCGGGCGGGGGGGCCCACCGCGACCCGGCGGCGGCCCTCTATCACCTCAAGCGGGGGTTGCAGGAAACACTGAACGAGCTGCGCTCGCTCTCGGCGGAAGCCTTGTTTGAGGACCGTTACCGCCGCTTCCGCGAACTCGGCGTGGTATCTATGAGATAA
- the accD gene encoding acetyl-CoA carboxylase, carboxyltransferase subunit beta, with translation MALERLFRRRRAQGEARDIPELWVKCPGCDATIYKKDLEANWQVCPKCGYHMRISVEKRVALLADEGSFAVTTGQVRPADPLNFVDTEPYPKRLERYQRETGRPDAILGGRCAVGGVPTMLLVMDGAFAGGSMGSVVGEEIARNTELAAQEGRALVIVSTSGGARMQEAALSLMQMAKTTLALDRLWAKRLPYVSIMTDPTTGGVTASFAALADVIFAEPGALIGFAGPRVIKQTIRQDLPEGFQRSEFHLKHGMVDDVVDRRALKDRVAAVLKHLYPRG, from the coding sequence ATGGCTTTAGAACGTCTGTTTCGCCGCCGCCGCGCCCAGGGGGAAGCGAGGGATATTCCCGAGCTGTGGGTCAAGTGCCCCGGCTGCGACGCCACGATCTACAAGAAAGACCTCGAGGCCAACTGGCAGGTCTGCCCCAAGTGTGGCTATCATATGCGCATTTCGGTGGAAAAGCGGGTAGCCCTCCTGGCCGACGAGGGGAGCTTCGCGGTGACCACCGGGCAGGTACGCCCCGCCGACCCGCTGAATTTTGTGGACACCGAGCCCTACCCCAAACGCCTCGAGCGCTATCAGAGGGAGACCGGCCGACCCGACGCCATCTTGGGGGGTCGCTGTGCCGTCGGTGGGGTCCCTACCATGCTGCTGGTGATGGACGGGGCCTTCGCCGGGGGTTCGATGGGGAGCGTGGTGGGCGAGGAAATCGCCCGCAACACTGAGTTGGCCGCGCAAGAGGGACGGGCTTTGGTGATCGTCTCGACCTCGGGAGGGGCGCGGATGCAAGAGGCGGCGCTGTCGCTGATGCAGATGGCCAAGACCACCCTGGCCCTGGACCGGCTGTGGGCCAAGCGCTTGCCTTACGTCTCGATCATGACCGATCCCACCACCGGTGGGGTGACGGCCAGCTTCGCCGCCTTGGCGGATGTGATCTTCGCCGAGCCGGGCGCCCTGATCGGGTTCGCCGGACCTCGGGTCATCAAGCAGACCATCCGCCAGGACTTGCCCGAGGGGTTCCAGCGCTCCGAGTTCCACCTCAAGCACGGCATGGTGGACGATGTGGTGGACCGCAGGGCTCTCAAAGACCGGGTGGCGGCGGTGCTTAAGCACTTGTATCCGAGGGGTTAG
- a CDS encoding M23 family metallopeptidase, which produces MRRPLDSPLPRAAAPQAVAVPLWALGVLVLGVVGILAYAWSQGNQARHALAQLHQLSQQARKLQLELEAERARNQTYSVEAEQMRQNLKGLELEINRLRKKAGLPAVKLLPEPASPPPAPGTPKGAGGSSDLGDQLLDLRAMMSNFAAQIGPLEEGLDSPLRDDPRPRPPITPPPQGIPLRVATYISSGFGYRSNPFGGDSTEFHNGLDFPAPTGTAVFATAPGVAVEVGWNNVFGLMVLLDHGNGYLTLYGHLSGVAVSKGQQVGLGELIGQVGSTGRSTGPHLHYSVFRYGVAVDPTPYVNGAMVSR; this is translated from the coding sequence ATGAGACGGCCCTTGGATTCGCCGCTCCCCCGCGCCGCTGCCCCCCAGGCCGTAGCGGTGCCGCTATGGGCCTTGGGGGTGCTGGTGCTGGGGGTGGTGGGGATCCTGGCCTACGCCTGGAGCCAGGGGAACCAGGCGCGCCACGCCTTGGCCCAGCTGCATCAGCTCTCACAGCAGGCCCGCAAGCTGCAACTCGAGCTCGAGGCCGAGAGAGCCCGCAACCAGACCTACTCGGTGGAAGCCGAGCAGATGCGGCAGAACCTCAAGGGGCTCGAGCTCGAGATCAACCGTTTGCGCAAGAAGGCTGGCCTTCCGGCGGTGAAGCTGCTGCCCGAACCGGCCTCACCTCCCCCTGCGCCCGGCACCCCCAAAGGGGCCGGAGGGTCTTCGGATCTGGGCGACCAGCTCCTCGACCTGCGGGCCATGATGAGCAACTTCGCCGCCCAGATCGGGCCGCTCGAAGAGGGTCTGGACTCCCCCCTCCGCGACGACCCCCGGCCCCGCCCGCCGATAACCCCGCCTCCCCAGGGAATCCCCCTGCGGGTGGCCACCTATATCTCCTCGGGCTTCGGTTACCGCTCCAACCCCTTTGGCGGCGACAGTACGGAGTTTCATAACGGCTTGGACTTCCCCGCCCCTACCGGCACGGCGGTGTTCGCCACCGCGCCGGGTGTGGCGGTGGAGGTCGGCTGGAACAATGTCTTCGGCCTGATGGTCCTCCTCGACCATGGCAACGGCTACCTGACCCTCTACGGCCACCTCTCAGGGGTAGCCGTCAGCAAAGGCCAGCAGGTGGGGCTGGGGGAGCTTATCGGGCAGGTCGGTTCCACGGGGCGTTCCACGGGGCCACACCTACACTACTCGGTGTTTCGCTATGGGGTGGCGGTGGACCCCACGCCCTACGTAAACGGGGCGATGGTGAGCCGTTAG